GAGCGCCCGGCGACCCTCGCCGTCACCGACGGAGTCGTCCGGCAGCTCGGCCCGCTGGACCGGTCCGTGACCGGGCGCGATGTGGTCGAGCTGGCAGGCGACGAGGTGCTGCTGCCCGGCCTGGTCGACACTCACGTCCACGTCAACGAGCCCGGCCGCACCGAGTGGGAAGGTTTCGCGACCGCGACCCGGGCCGCGGCGGCCGGCGGGGTGACCACGGTGCTCGACATGCCGCTCAACAGCATCCCGCCGACGCTGGACCCGGTCGCGCTCGGGACGAAGCGGTCCGCCGCCGACGGACAGGTCCTGGTCGACGTCGGCTTCTGGGGCGGAGCGGTGCCGGGCAACGCCGGCCGGCTCCGCGAGCTGCTCGGCGCCGGCGTCTTCGGCATGAAGTGCTTCCTGCCCGACTCCGGCGTCGCCGAGTTCCCGGCGGTCGGCCTGGACGGGCTGCCTGCGGTGTGCGCCGAGATCGCGGCCGCCGACGGGCTCCTGCTGGTGCACGCCGAGGACCCCGCGGGTCTGCGCGACCCGACCGGCGGGCCGGCGTACGCCGACTTCCTGCTCTCGCGGCCACCGGAGGCGGAGGACACGGCGATCGCCGCGGTCGTCGACGCGGCGCGCGCGACGGGCGCCCGGGTGCACGTCGTGCACCTGTCCAGCGCGAGCGCGCTGCCGACCATCGCGGCCGCCAAGGCCGACGGGGTGCGGCTGACGGTGGAGACCTGCCCGCACTACCTGGTGCTGCGCGCCGAGGACGTGCCGGACGGGGCGACCGCCGTCAAGTGCTGCCCGCCGGTGCGCGGCGACGCCAACCGGGACGCCCTGTGGGCCGGGCTCGCCGACCGGACCATCGACCTCGTCGTGTCCGACCACTCGCCCTCGACCGCCGACCGCAAGGCGCTCGGCACCGGTGACTTCGCGCAGGCGTGGGGCGGCATCGCGTCGCTGCAGCTCGGGCTGCCGCTCGTCTGGACCGAGGCGCGCCGCCGCGGGCACGACCTGGGTGACGTCGTGCGCTGGATGGCGGCCGGGCCGGCGGTGCTGGCCGGGCTCGGGAGCAAGGGCGCGATCCGGGTCGGGGCGGCTGCCGACCTGGTGGCCTTCGCGCCGGACGAGCCCCTGGTCGTCGTCGCCGACGCGCTGCACCACCGCAACAAGGTCACGCCCTACGACGGCGCACGGCTCACCGGGGTGGTGCGGCGGACGTGGTTGGCTGGGGTCCCGGTCGACCCGACGGACATCGACCGGCCGGCCCGTGGACGGCTGCTGTCGAGGGGAGACGCGTGATGGACACGACCGGTTCGGGCGCGCTCCCGCTGCCCGACCTCGCGCTGCGGACCCACGGCGGCACCGTGGTCTGGGCCAATGACGAGCTGTTCGCCGGACGCGAGAACCTCATCACCCCAGGCCCGGCGACCTTCGCGCCGCAGACGTTCGGGGCCAAGGGGCAGGTCTACGACGGCTGGGAGACCCGGCGCCGCCGCGACCGGACGCCGGACTCGCGCGACGAGGCGATCGTCCGGCTGGGTCTCCCTGGCGTGGTTCGCACCCTGGTCGTGGACACCAGCCACTTCACCGGCAACTACCCGGTCGAGGCAGCGGTCGAGGCGGTCTGCCTCGACGGCACCCCGTCGGTCGACGAGCTGCGCACGGCCCAGTGGTCGACGCTGGTCGAGCGGGCGGCGCTGAAGGGCGACGCGCCCAACACCTTCGAGGTGTCCTCCGGGCGGCGGTGGACGCACGTGCGGCTCGCCATCTACCCCGACGGCGGAGTGGCCCGGCTGAGGGTGCACGGTGAGCCGGTGCCGGACCCGGACCTGCTCGAGGCGCTCGGCACGGTCGACCTCGCAGCGCTCGAGCACGGCGGCACCGTGGTCGGCTGCAGCAACCTCTACTACGGCTCGCCGCTGCGGCTGGTCGCTCCGGGCCTGGCTCGCAGCATGGGCGAGGGCTGGGAGACCGCGCGCCGTCGCGACGACGGCAACGACTGGGTCGAGGTGCGGCTGGCCTGCCGCGGGGTGGTGCGGGTCGCCGAGCTGGACACGACGTGGTTCCTCGGGAACGCCCCGGGGTCGGCGTCGCTGCGGGCCCGCGACGGGTCAGGGGAGTGGCTGCCCCTGGTGCCGCGTACGCCGCTCCGGCCCGACACCCGGCACCGCGTGGTGCTGCCCGCGGCGGTCCCGGCGACCGACGTGCGCCTCGACGTCTACCCGGACGGCGGCATGGCCCGGCTGCGGCTCTGGGGCAGCCCCACCGACGACGGGCTGGCCGCCCTGGGCACCCGCTGGGCCGCCACCTCGTGATCGACTGTGCGTTGAGACACCAGAACCCCGGCGTGTCTGGTGTGTCGACGCACAGTCGGTGGGAGGGAGCCGCGTGACGGCGCTGCCGGACGGGGTGGTCGGCGAGCTGGACCGGCTGCTGGGCGACGCCGACCAGGCGCTGGCGACCGGCTGGCCGGGCGAGCCGTCGACCCGGCAACCGGTGCACACGCTCTACCTGCCCGCCGACCACCCGCTGGTCGGCCCGCACGTGGTCGACCGGGTCGGCGAGGCCGCGCTGGAGTCCGTGGAGGGCGTCGAGGAGGCCGGCCTGGCGCGGGTGACCGGGCTCGACGAGGCGCTGGTCGGGCAGGTCTGGCCCCGCGTCCTCGCCAAGCTCGGGTCGCAGCCGGTGGAGGACCTGCGCCTCGACCTGGAGGACGGCTACGGCGCCCGGCCCGACGACGAGGAGGACACCGACGCGGTCCGGGTCGGCGAGGTGCTGGCCGGCCTCACCGGCGAGGTGCCGCCACTGGTGCGCGGCGTGCGGGTCAAGTCGCTCGAGGCGCCGACCCGACGCCGCGGCGTGCGGTCGCTGGACCTGGTGCTCGGTGCACTGGGCGGGGCGCTGCCGCCGGGCTTCGTCGTGACCCTGCCGAAGGTGACGTCGGTGCAGCAGGTCGAGGCGATGGTGCTGCTCTGCGAGCGGCTCGAGTCGGCGCACCAGCTGCCGGACCGGGTGCTGCACTTCGAGGTGCAGGTCGAGACGCCGCAGGCGGTCCTCGGTGCCGACGGCACGGCCACGGTCGCGCGGGCGGTGCACGCAGCCCGTGGCCGCTGCAGCGGGCTGCACTACGGGACCTACGACTACAGCGCATCCCTCGGGGTCGCGCCGGGTCAGCAGGCGATGGACCACCCGCTCGCCGACCACGCGAAGGCCGTGATGCAGGTGGCGGCGGCCCAGACGGGCGTCCGGGTGAGTGACGGGTCGACGAACGTGCTGCCGGTCGGGGACCGCGAGCACGTCGAGGCGGCCTGGGCGCTGCACGCCGCCCTCGTCGGCCGGTCGCTGCGGCACGGGCTCTACCAGGGCTGGGACCTGCACCCGGCCCAGCTGCCCACGCGCTACCTGGCCACGTTCGCGTTCTACCGGGCCTTCTTCCCGACCGCGGCGCTGCGGCTGGCCGACTACCTCGACCGGCGGGCGGGTGGTGTGCTCGACGAGCCGGCGACGGCGTACGCGCTGGCCGGCTTCCTGAGCCGGGCCGTCGACTGCGGGGCGGTCGACCACGGCGAGGTCGAGCAGGCCGGGGGGCCTGGGCCGGCGGAGCTGCGCCGGCTGGCCCGGCGCGGCGGGCTGGCCCTGGACGCCCTCTCGGACACCGACCTGCGCAACCGGCTGGCCGAGGTGTGCCCGAGCCAGCGATGGGTGGCCGAGGTCGCCGCCGCCCGGCCGTACGGCGGGCTGCCCGGTCTGCTGGGCGCGGCCGATCACGCGCTGGCCGCGATGTCGGAGGGCGACGTCGACGACGCGCTCGCCGGCCACCCGCGGATCGGCGAGCACACCCAGGAGGGCAGCCGGTCGCGCCAGGAGCAGTCCGGCGTCTCGGGGCAGGACACGCTCGCCGCGCTGCCCCAGCTCAACCGGACCTACGAGGACCGCTTCGGCCACGTCTACCTGGTCGCGGCGAGCGGCCGCACCGGAGAGGAGCTGCTCGACGTGCTGCGCTCGCGCTTGCTCAACGACCGCGAGACCGAGCGGCGGGTGGTCCGCCAGGAGCTCGGGACCATCAACCGGCTGCGGCTGACCCGGCTGGTCGAGGAGGGCTGATGGCGCCACCGACGGTGTCGACGCACGTGTTGGATGCCGCGTTCGGCCGACCGGCGGCGGGCGTCGGCGTCCGGCTGGAGCGCGCCGACGGCATTGTCGTCGGTGAGGGCCGCACCGACGAGGACGGCCGGCTGGGCGACCTCGGTGGCCCCGGCGACCTCGGTGGCCCCGGCGGGCCGGCGACCGGCGCGCACCGGCTGGTGTTCGCGACCGGCGAGTGGTTCGCCGGCCAGGGCCGCGAGACGTTCTACCCCGAGGTCGTCGTGACGTTCACCCTCGGCGATGGGCACCACCACGTGCCGCTGCTGCTCTCGCCGTTCGCCTATTCGACCTACCGGGGGAGCTGACGGCATGGGCGTCGTGCTCGGTGACAACCGCTACGGCAAGGCCGAGACCCACGTGGTGCGCGTCGTGCGCGACACCCCTCGGCACGAGGTCCGCGACGTCGTGGTGTCGACGGCGCTGCGCGGTGACTTCGCAGCGGCGCACCTGTCCGGCGACCAGGCCACTGTGCTGCCGACGGACACCCAGAAGAACACCGTGCTCGCCTACGCGAAGGAGGTCGGCATCTCCTCGCCCGAGGCGTTCGCGGTGGCGCTGGCGCGGCACTTCGTCGACGACGTCGAGCCGGTGTCGTCCGCCCGGGTCGCCGTCGACGAGCACGTGTGGGACCGCGCGCCGGTGGACGGGGCATCCCACGACCACACGTTCGTACGTCGCGGCACCGAGGTCCGCACGGCCGCCGTCACGGCGACGAGCGGCACCACGCACGTGGTGTCCGGCCTGCGCGACCTGGTGCTGCTCAAGTCGACCGGCTCGGAGTTCCACGGCTTCCTGACCGACTCCTACACGACCCTGGCGCCGACGACCGACCGGGTGATGGCGACCTCGCTGACCGTCCGGTGGCGCTGGCGCTCCGAGCCGGTGTCGTACGACGACGCGTTCGCCGACGTCCGGGCGCTCCTGGTGTCGCGCTTCGGCGGGGTGCACAGCCTGGCGCTGCAGCAGACGCTGTGGGAGATGGGCAGCGCCGTCCTCGCGGCCGACGAGACGGTCGGCGAGGTGCGGCTGTCCGCGCCCAACAAGCACCACTTCGTGGCCGACCTGGCGCCGTTCGGGCTGGACAACCCCGGCGAGGTCTTCTGGGCGGCCGACCGGCCCTACGGCCTGATCGAGGTCGAGGTCCGCCGCGACGACGAGCCGGTGCCGACGGACGCGTGGGCCGACCTGCCCGGATTCGCCTGACCCACGACGGGCAGGCGGGATGATCGACCCAACCGAGGAGGAGAGTGTCGTGACGACCAAGAGCGACTTCAGCGAGGACGAGTGGGTGCGGGTACGCCGGGCGCCGCTGGTGGCCGGGATGGCGATCTCGCTCGCCGACCCCGGCGGGCCGATCGAGATGGCCAAGGAGACGATGGCGACCGTCAAGTCGGCCACCAACCCGCCCAGCCGCGAGCAGCTGCTCACCGACGTGGCCCTGGAGATCCAGGGCATGACCCAGCAGAAGCAGAACCCGCTCAGCGGTTACCAGCTGGACAAGAGCGCTGGGGCGCCCGGCCAGCAGATCCTGGACGAGCTGCGGGCGGTGCAGGGGATCGTCGCCGCGAAGGCGACCCCGGAGGAGAGCAGCGCGTTCGGCGCCTGGCTCGTCACGACCGCGCAGGCCGCTGCCGACGCGGCGAAGGAGGGCGGCTTCATGGGCTTCCGCGCCCAGCAGGTCAGCCAGGGCGAGCAGGACATGCTGGACCAGGTGCGCTCCGCGGTCAGCGCCTGACCTCGCGTTCACCCTCACCAGCACGGGCCCTCGGCCCATACTCGGCGGGTGGGCTGGTTGTCGGACGAGCGGCGCCGGGTGTCGACCGCTCGCTCCTCGACGACCTGTACCTCACCCTGCAGCTCGCCGTGCTCTCCTACGGCGGCAGTGACGGAGACATGAACCGGCGCCTCGAGGTCGCTCGGTTCGCGGCACCGCTCATGGCCATGGGCACGCTGTTCCAGGCCGCGTCGGTGGTGTTCCGGGAGCAGTTCGTTACCGGCTCAGCGGGTTCCGCGGGCACACCGTCGTGTGCGGCCTAGGGGTCTCGGGCACCAGGCTGGCGCTGGCACTGGCCGAGGCCGGCCGCCCCGTCGTCGGCGTCGACCAGGACGCGCACGGCTCCGGGGTCAGTGCCCTCCGGGCGCACAAGATCCCGGTGTTCGCCGGCGATCCCACGGACCCGGCCGTCCTGCGGGCGGTCCGTCTCGAGCGCGCGTCGAGCCTCGTCGCAGTACCTGCGAGGGTCCGGCCTCGGTGGTGACGAGACGGTGCGCATCGAGTTCTTCAACATGCACGAGCGCGGTGCCCGGGCCCTGGTCGCCGAGCACCTCGTCCTCCAGCCGGGCACGAACCCCCACCTGGTCGTCGTGGGGCTGGGGCAGCTCGGACGGGCGCTGCTGCTGGCGGCCGCGCAGCAGTGGGCCGACGTCGATGAGAGACCGCTGACGGCGACGCTGGTCGACAAGGCGGCGTCCGCTCGCATGCAGGCGCTGGAGATGCAGCACCCGGGCCTGGCGGACGCTGTGGCCTCGTGCCCGGTCGCGATCGACATCGAGG
This sequence is a window from Actinomycetes bacterium. Protein-coding genes within it:
- the uraD gene encoding 2-oxo-4-hydroxy-4-carboxy-5-ureidoimidazoline decarboxylase; this encodes MTALPDGVVGELDRLLGDADQALATGWPGEPSTRQPVHTLYLPADHPLVGPHVVDRVGEAALESVEGVEEAGLARVTGLDEALVGQVWPRVLAKLGSQPVEDLRLDLEDGYGARPDDEEDTDAVRVGEVLAGLTGEVPPLVRGVRVKSLEAPTRRRGVRSLDLVLGALGGALPPGFVVTLPKVTSVQQVEAMVLLCERLESAHQLPDRVLHFEVQVETPQAVLGADGTATVARAVHAARGRCSGLHYGTYDYSASLGVAPGQQAMDHPLADHAKAVMQVAAAQTGVRVSDGSTNVLPVGDREHVEAAWALHAALVGRSLRHGLYQGWDLHPAQLPTRYLATFAFYRAFFPTAALRLADYLDRRAGGVLDEPATAYALAGFLSRAVDCGAVDHGEVEQAGGPGPAELRRLARRGGLALDALSDTDLRNRLAEVCPSQRWVAEVAAARPYGGLPGLLGAADHALAAMSEGDVDDALAGHPRIGEHTQEGSRSRQEQSGVSGQDTLAALPQLNRTYEDRFGHVYLVAASGRTGEELLDVLRSRLLNDRETERRVVRQELGTINRLRLTRLVEEG
- the allB gene encoding allantoinase AllB; the encoded protein is MTEPDLVLHAARAVLTDGERPATLAVTDGVVRQLGPLDRSVTGRDVVELAGDEVLLPGLVDTHVHVNEPGRTEWEGFATATRAAAAGGVTTVLDMPLNSIPPTLDPVALGTKRSAADGQVLVDVGFWGGAVPGNAGRLRELLGAGVFGMKCFLPDSGVAEFPAVGLDGLPAVCAEIAAADGLLLVHAEDPAGLRDPTGGPAYADFLLSRPPEAEDTAIAAVVDAARATGARVHVVHLSSASALPTIAAAKADGVRLTVETCPHYLVLRAEDVPDGATAVKCCPPVRGDANRDALWAGLADRTIDLVVSDHSPSTADRKALGTGDFAQAWGGIASLQLGLPLVWTEARRRGHDLGDVVRWMAAGPAVLAGLGSKGAIRVGAAADLVAFAPDEPLVVVADALHHRNKVTPYDGARLTGVVRRTWLAGVPVDPTDIDRPARGRLLSRGDA
- the alc gene encoding allantoicase, which produces MDTTGSGALPLPDLALRTHGGTVVWANDELFAGRENLITPGPATFAPQTFGAKGQVYDGWETRRRRDRTPDSRDEAIVRLGLPGVVRTLVVDTSHFTGNYPVEAAVEAVCLDGTPSVDELRTAQWSTLVERAALKGDAPNTFEVSSGRRWTHVRLAIYPDGGVARLRVHGEPVPDPDLLEALGTVDLAALEHGGTVVGCSNLYYGSPLRLVAPGLARSMGEGWETARRRDDGNDWVEVRLACRGVVRVAELDTTWFLGNAPGSASLRARDGSGEWLPLVPRTPLRPDTRHRVVLPAAVPATDVRLDVYPDGGMARLRLWGSPTDDGLAALGTRWAATS
- the uraH gene encoding hydroxyisourate hydrolase is translated as MAPPTVSTHVLDAAFGRPAAGVGVRLERADGIVVGEGRTDEDGRLGDLGGPGDLGGPGGPATGAHRLVFATGEWFAGQGRETFYPEVVVTFTLGDGHHHVPLLLSPFAYSTYRGS
- the pucL gene encoding urate oxidase, whose translation is MGVVLGDNRYGKAETHVVRVVRDTPRHEVRDVVVSTALRGDFAAAHLSGDQATVLPTDTQKNTVLAYAKEVGISSPEAFAVALARHFVDDVEPVSSARVAVDEHVWDRAPVDGASHDHTFVRRGTEVRTAAVTATSGTTHVVSGLRDLVLLKSTGSEFHGFLTDSYTTLAPTTDRVMATSLTVRWRWRSEPVSYDDAFADVRALLVSRFGGVHSLALQQTLWEMGSAVLAADETVGEVRLSAPNKHHFVADLAPFGLDNPGEVFWAADRPYGLIEVEVRRDDEPVPTDAWADLPGFA